Proteins from one Oncorhynchus tshawytscha isolate Ot180627B linkage group LG16, Otsh_v2.0, whole genome shotgun sequence genomic window:
- the fzd8a gene encoding frizzled-8 — MECYLSGIYLLLSLAILPRSSGTTAKEITCQEIAVPLCKGIGYNYTYMPNQFNHDTQDEAGLEVHQFWPLVEIQCSPDLKFFLCSMYTPICLEDYKKPLPPCRSVCERAKAGCAPLMRQYGFPWPDRMKCDSLPVQGNPEMLCMDYNRTHSTTVSPVLSKPTNYPGKAFNPNKNNKGHNRPGVPGKYKPPAPCEPQCKCLSPMVPVNTDRHHLYNRVKTGQLLNCAMPCHNPYFTQDERTFTAFWIGLWSVLCFVSTFATVATFLIDMERFKYPERPIIFLSACYMFVSIGYIVRLIAGHEKVACNREYDVEHIHYETTGPALCTVVFLLIYFFGMASSIWWVILSLTWFLAAGMKWGNEAIASYSQYFHLAAWLIPSMKSIAVLALSSVDGDSVAGICYVGNQNLDNLRGFVLAPLVIYLFIGTMFLLAGFVSLFRIRSVIKQGGTKTDKLEKLMIRIGIFTVLYTVPATIIVACYFYEQHNRQSWEITHNCSCLSEHELNKPDYAVFMLKYFMCLLVGITSGVWIWSGKTLESWRTFCTRCCWGSKGTSGSMYSDVSTGLTWRSGTASSVSCPKQMPLSQV, encoded by the coding sequence ATGGAGTGCTACCTGTCGGGGATATACCTGCTTCTCTCACTTGCTATTTTACCGAGATCCAGCGGCACCACGGCGAAGGAGATCACCTGCCAAGAGATTGCCGTGCCTCTGTGCAAGGGGATCGGCTACAACTATACCTACATGCCCAACCAGTTCAATCACGACACCCAGGACGAGGCGGGTTTGGAGGTACACCAGTTCTGGCCTCTGGTTGAAATCCAGTGCTCGCCGGACCTCAAGTTCTTTCTTTGCAGCATGTACACTCCTATTTGCCTAGAGGACTATAAGAAACCACTGCCACCGTGCCGGAGCGTCTGCGAGAGAGCGAAGGCAGGCTGCGCGCCTCTTATGAGGCAGTATGGTTTTCCCTGGCCAGACAGAATGAAATGTGACTCGCTACCGGTTCAAGGCAATCCGGAGATGTTATGTATGGACTACAATAGGACTCACTCGACCACAGTATCACCGGTCCTTTCTAAGCCTACCAACTATCCGGGTAAGGCGTTTAACCCTAATAAAAACAACAAAGGACACAATCGACCCGGTGTTCCCGGTAAATACAAACCGCCGGCTCCCTGCGAGCCGCAGTGCAAGTGTCTTTCGCCCATGGTCCCGGTAAACACTGACCGGCATCACCTCTACAACCGGGTGAAGACCGGGCAGCTTTTAAACTGCGCCATGCCCTGCCATAACCCCTATTTTACGCAAGACGAGAGAACGTTTACCGCGTTCTGGATAGGTCTGTGGTCCGTGTTATGTTTTGTGTCCACGTTCGCAACGGTTGCCACTTTTCTCATAGACATGGAGCGGTTCAAGTACCCAGAGAGACCCATTATTTTCCTCTCTGCCTGTTACATGTTTGTTTCCATCGGGTATATCGTCAGACTAATCGCTGGACACGAAAAGGTGGCCTGCAACCGGGAGTATGACGTGGAACACATTCACTATGAGACCACTGGCCCTGCACTCTGTACGGTTGTGTTTCTTTTGATTTATTTCTTCGGCATGGCCAGTTCTATCTGGTGGGTCATTCTCTCTTTGACATGGTTCCTGGCTGCTGGGATGAAATGGGGAAACGAAGCCATAGCCAGTTACTCCCAATATTTTCACCTGGCTGCTTGGCTTATCCCTAGTATGAAATCTATTGCTGTGTTGGCCCTCAGCTCTGTGGACGGGGACTCAGTGGCTGGAATCTGCTACGTTGGCAATCAAAACTTGGACAATCTGAGAGGATTTGTGTTGGCCCCCCTggtcatatatttatttatcggCACTATGTTCCTCCTGGCCGGGTTTGTGTCCCTGTTCAGGATACGCAGCGTGATCAAACAGGGTGGCACCAAAACAGACAAGCTGGAGAAGTTGATGATAAGGATAGGGATATTCACAGTGTTGTACACCGTACCTGCCACTATTATAGTGGCCTGTTACTTCTACGAGCAGCACAACAGACAGAGTTGGGAGATCACCCACAACTGCTCCTGTCTGTCGGAGCATGAACTGAACAAGCCGGACTATGCGGTCTTCATGTTGAAGTACTTTATGTGCCTTCTGGTGGGCATCACGTCCGGCGTGTGGATATGGTCGGGGAAGACCCTGGAATCATGGAGGACCTTCTGCACGCGCTGCTGTTGGGGTAGCAAAGGCACCAGTGGCTCAATGTACAGTGACGTGAGCACAGGACTAACCTGGAGATCGGGTACTGCCAGCTCTGTATCTTGCCCAAAACAGATGCCATTGTCACAGGTTTGA